The Methanomicrobiales archaeon HGW-Methanomicrobiales-1 genome segment GGCGTGCCTATCTTAAAGCCCTCGTACCCTTCAGCTCCTGCTTCAACGAACTCCTCGATATGAAACAGGTGATGATGATAGAGTTCCGCAATAACCGGAGCCATCTGGTCCCGGGAAGCGGCGATGAGCAGCCGGCTCATCTGCTTAGGCGCTAACATGCAGCTGCTCCTTAAACCGCAAAACCAGCAGCTGCACTGCTTTTGAAAGGTTCTTCTCCCCTTTCTCTTTCAATGCTGCTGCGCGCTGATTGCCACTTTTTATGATTTCAGCGTGCTTAAGTGCCGCCTGGTTCCGTGCTTCTTCCAGTTTCAGCTTTTTGTATTGTTCAGAATTGCTCTGCGCTTTTGCGACCAGATTATCAGACTCCAGCTCTGCCTGAGAATGCTTATGCTTCTTCTCATCCTGAGCTTTGCTGATCACCGATTGGTACTCTTCTTCAGCGTTCTTGATGTCTTTTAGGACCTCAGTCTTCATCCAACCCTCCACTCACGGCAGTACAATAATTGGTGAAAAAAGGAATATATGTATTGTTATTTACGATCTGGTAATCAGGTACCATAAGTCAGATTCAATAAAACAGGATCAATACCGGTGAAATTCAGGCAGACCCTGTTTTGATATGGCATTTTATCTTTTGATGGGTAGTACCCGCCGGAACCGGGGATATTTCCACACCCTCACCTGTACCTTTGAGGGTTATGCCGGCAAGCTCCTCGCTTGAACAGACCAGATGCTGTTCCGGGTGCGTCCCCCGCTGAATGGAACAATTTGTGGATATTTCAGGAGCTACAGAAACAAGATAGGTAAACCGTTTTGAGCCCGGATGGTCTTTCGGGAGAACGATTAAAGGGAGGTGATACGTCCTGACAAATTCGATGAGCATCATTGCAGGTTCTATCGCACCGCCTTCCGGTGCAGAGACCACAACAAGATCGGTGGGCTCTACTGTCTGGCAAAATTCGTTGGTTGTTGTTTCAATGCACAATCCGAACAGGGCATTTACTTTGGCAACCAGTAAAAAAGAGCGCCCTCTTCTGATAAGCAACAGCTCATCATCCAGAGGAAATATCATATTTCTGTAACGTTATCTGACTCGCAACTGGGACAGACGGGTTTTCTGTTCGGGTTGATATGGGAGAATTTTTCATCGCATTCATTGCAGCGGTATCTCTTTCCTTTCACCCGATCGTCATCGAAATTCAGATCGCCCGTAGGTGCGCCTCCAACAGTACACATTGCCCTTCGCCTCACTAGGAAATATTCAGCTGCATTATTTAATTCTATCTGAAATTCGATTGCCCTCTTCTTTCCTTGAGTGTTTCATATGACAAGGATGAAGTTGAAAGTGACGAGGGCAATAATGAGAAGAATACAGGAATGCTTGACTCCCGCTGCAAGTGACGATTCCCCCATCTGCCCGGCAACAAGTCCTGAGAAGATAGCCTCCACAAGACATGCATGATAGAGCAGCCGGTTAAAGGTCACGATCGGGATGGACCCGATACCGGACAATGCCCCGGAGGTGGGAAGTCCTGAGGTTGTGATATTTTCGAGCACGGGGAGGAACTGGGTGGCTAAAACACCCACGACAAAGAGAAAGACAAAGAACGAGAGGTACACGATCGCTGTATAGATGAACATCTCAGCCATGCGCTCTTTTTTGAGCACTTCGGTCATCTTCGCGTCGCTGGAGGCAATCGCGAGGACCGCCCCGATCTGACCGCTCATCTCGCTCGCTTTGGTGATAAGAGCCACCGTCCGGGCGATGGATGGGGTGCTTACCCGCTCTTCAAACCGAATCAGGGCTTCTGTGAAATTTGCACCCCAGTCCATATCACGCTTGATCCTTCGTATTTCATAACTCAGGAGCCCAAGGTTGGTATTCACCATGATAGATATCGCCTGGGCGATCGTGAGACCCACCTGGTTAATCCCTGCCATCCGTTCAAGAAAATCAGGTACCAGCTCCTGGATACCCAGCACTTTCCGGGACCATATCTCATAGAAGATTGCATACGGAACAAGCACGATGAGAAGTGCAATAATTATGTGATCATCAACCACGTTGATGAGTATCTCCATATCGGTATACCGGGGTATACTCATCAGCATTATTACAACATACAGGATGGCGAAGGGTACAGTCACATAAAGCGAACGATTCACATCGCTTACAAAGGTTTCAAGCGGGTGTCGGATATATTCGATGATATTTCTGAGCCGGTCATATTTTTTCAGTTGTTCAAACAGGCTTTTTTCATCGCTCTTTTTAGAGATGACTACATCGGAATAGGTATGCAGCCATTTTGTGGTGACGTACCGGGAAGTTTTTTCTGCCTTTATCGATATGAGATCGATCATGAGAATGAAAATAAACGAGCCAATCGGCATGATCGCATAGGTCACTATCGCCAGCTGGAGAACGGCACTTCCTCCCATCATGCCCATCACGACCATGATAATGATCAAAAAGAGAGGGCCGGCAACGAACAGGGTCACATACGACTCTGCAACCAGCGAGAGCACATTGAGGAACTGTTTCTGCTCAAACTTGGCTTCTTCCTGGTACATCTTGACCCGCGTGGAGAGAAATTCCGCCATATCCCCCCCGCTCTCAATAATCGAGAGGAGATCTTCCAGAAAATCCTTGAATTTCTCGGATGGCGTTGTTTCAGCAAGGTGTCGTATTGCAGTGACAACATCGTACCCGAAAAAATCTGCATCCCGTACAATCTGGCGGAACTCCAGCGCAACTTCCCCATAGATATTCGCACGATCGGAAAGGGAACGGAAGATCACCATCAGCTGGCAACCCCCTCGTCTCATGGCGTACATATAGGCCACCGCGTTGTGCAGGGTCAGATTGATCTTGATCGAGCGGTTGTTCTTCTCAATACCGGGCAGGCGTAAAAGAAGTGAATACACTAAAAAAACGCCGATTACAAACGAGAAAATAACTGCGAATGCCTGGATATACACGGGGGGGTATACGGTATTGAATAAAACCGGTAACGGGATGTTAAAGACATTGTAGATACCGATTTTCCCGGAAAACAGTTGTGGGGTTATAAATCCACTCGCAAAGTATCCGACTATGGCAAACAAGATACCTGCAAGAAAGGTAATTTTCACCGTCTGCCAGAGATACTGCTCTAGGGTTACGCCCGAACGGGCAGATACCAGATCAGCATGCAGGCTCTGATACCGGAGAGGATCACGCAGGATCCATTTCAAGAGATAGTCCCTGACAATCATCGGATTACCTTACGGAGATCGGAGATCTGGGCCAGCACATCCTTGGCATCGATATAGTATGCATGGAAAATAGTCGCAACCGAGATATAATCTTTAATCCCCTGCTTTCTCATCTCTTCCAGCAGATTTTTCCGGGCGAGAATTTCCGCTTCGAGCTGCTCGCGGGTCCACCCGCGTTTTTCTGCGATATCGGAATAGATCTGGGAGCGCCCGGTAAAACTGAATTTATCCCGTACAGGATCGTACACAAAGACATTGTTAACCCGCAGGTTTCCGGTTGATGGATCAATGCCGGCCACTTCGACAATTTCCTGGAAACGGCGGACACGCTCTGTCCCGCGAAAAATGAGTCCCTGGACACAGATGATATTGAGCGCCTGTACCATGTTCCGGGGAACATTCAATGGCTCACTCTCAAGACGGTGGATCGCCGCATCGACACTGCCTGCATGCATGGTGGAGAACGTGGTATGCCCGGTGTTCATTGCCTGGAAAAGGGTCTGGGCCTCACTGCCACGCACTTCCCCGACAAGGATAAACTCAGGGCGTTGTCGCATCGCAGCCCGCAGCAGGTCAAACATACTGATCACATTGCCGCCTTCTGACAGGGCTTCACGGGTAACACTCGCGATCCAGTTGTCGTGATAGAGGGTGATCTCACGCGTGTCTTCAATGCTGACAACCTTGGCAACCGGGGGGATGAACAGGGAGACTGCATTTAACGAAGTGGTCTTCCCGGATGCCGTGCCCCCGATAAATAAGAGACTTTTATTATTCTCAATGGCCATCCAGAAATAGACCAGCGAATCCGCACTGAACGTACCAATCTCCATGAGTTCGACAGGTGAGAACGGCTCTTCCCGGAATTTCCGTATAGTAAACGAAGTCCCCCGCGTGGTCACTTCTGTGCCAAAGGTCAGCTGGAGTCGGGAGCCGTCCGGCAGGGTTGCATCGATGATCGGAGAGCCCGTTGAGATATGTTTTCCCGAACGCTGGGCGAGCGTGATTGCCAGAGAGTTGAGAACATCGGGTTCAAATGCAATATTTGTCTTGATGTTCCGGTAAATCCGGTGATAGAGGAAGAGTGGAATCCTGTTGCCATCGCAGGAAATATCTTCAAGATTGGGATCCTTCATCAGGGGGTCAATGCGCGACCAGCCGATAAAATTCCGGATCAGGAAATACTGGAGCTTGTAACGGGACGAACGTTCAAGCGTGATTCCATAAGTATCTATCAGCTTGTTCATCTTTTCGAGAAGGATGCGCCTGCGATCTTTTTTTATGTCTTCTGTCGTCAGGATCAGGACATCTCTCAGGTCCTCGTAGAGTCGCTCCAGTAATTCGTATTCAAAATCGGTAAGGGTTGGTTCGAACAGGAGATATTCACGCTGGTTTGACTTTTTATTCAGGGCGATGGTAATGAGCGAATACCCGGCCGTGATCCAGTACTGGTCGATGATCTCATAGGAATCGTCAATCTTTGCGTCAACCAGGGTCCCGTCACGTTCGAAATTATATTCCCCGATAACTGATTTTCTGGCCCCTTTCAACAGACGAAAATAGTGACGAAACGTTGCATCTGGTTTTACTGACGGCGGTAATGGCGTTGTTCCTGTATCCCCACCGGCTATGGTTGTTTCTGTTCCCGGAGACTGCTCATCGGGAACCTGAGCCCCATTTTCCGTTCGGGTTTTTTTACGCGAGTTAAAGAATTCAGAAATCCCCATACTTCACCATCACCCCATCCGTAAAATTATTGTATTCCCGAGATATATTCGGGAGACCATTCTATATAATGTATGTGTAGCTCCGAAAAAACCAGTGTTTCGCGGGGTTTTTTCGGAACGTCTGGAGATTCAGCCGTTTACAATCAGGTATATTTATAATACAACCCATAAGAGAGTGTGTGAAGAAAAGTTCATTCATTTACAGTTGGAGGGCTTATGCAGGAACTTGCCAGTAAAAGGATGCCTACCGGGATCTCATCGCTCGATCCGATTCTCGAAGGGGGAGTTCCACCGGGTTCGGTTATCCTTTTTCTTGGGGGCATTGGGGCCGGAACCAATGAGTTTGTGTTCAGTTCAATAGTAAACCTGGAGGATGCCCGGAAAAATGAAGCATTGCCGGGTCAACTTGTTCCAATAGATATCCACTATATAACGTTCACCCGGCACA includes the following:
- a CDS encoding alpha/beta hydrolase, yielding MIFPLDDELLLIRRGRSFLLVAKVNALFGLCIETTTNEFCQTVEPTDLVVVSAPEGGAIEPAMMLIEFVRTYHLPLIVLPKDHPGSKRFTYLVSVAPEISTNCSIQRGTHPEQHLVCSSEELAGITLKGTGEGVEISPVPAGTTHQKIKCHIKTGSA
- a CDS encoding secretion system protein — encoded protein: MIVRDYLLKWILRDPLRYQSLHADLVSARSGVTLEQYLWQTVKITFLAGILFAIVGYFASGFITPQLFSGKIGIYNVFNIPLPVLFNTVYPPVYIQAFAVIFSFVIGVFLVYSLLLRLPGIEKNNRSIKINLTLHNAVAYMYAMRRGGCQLMVIFRSLSDRANIYGEVALEFRQIVRDADFFGYDVVTAIRHLAETTPSEKFKDFLEDLLSIIESGGDMAEFLSTRVKMYQEEAKFEQKQFLNVLSLVAESYVTLFVAGPLFLIIIMVVMGMMGGSAVLQLAIVTYAIMPIGSFIFILMIDLISIKAEKTSRYVTTKWLHTYSDVVISKKSDEKSLFEQLKKYDRLRNIIEYIRHPLETFVSDVNRSLYVTVPFAILYVVIMLMSIPRYTDMEILINVVDDHIIIALLIVLVPYAIFYEIWSRKVLGIQELVPDFLERMAGINQVGLTIAQAISIMVNTNLGLLSYEIRRIKRDMDWGANFTEALIRFEERVSTPSIARTVALITKASEMSGQIGAVLAIASSDAKMTEVLKKERMAEMFIYTAIVYLSFFVFLFVVGVLATQFLPVLENITTSGLPTSGALSGIGSIPIVTFNRLLYHACLVEAIFSGLVAGQMGESSLAAGVKHSCILLIIALVTFNFILVI
- a CDS encoding secretion system protein E, with amino-acid sequence MGISEFFNSRKKTRTENGAQVPDEQSPGTETTIAGGDTGTTPLPPSVKPDATFRHYFRLLKGARKSVIGEYNFERDGTLVDAKIDDSYEIIDQYWITAGYSLITIALNKKSNQREYLLFEPTLTDFEYELLERLYEDLRDVLILTTEDIKKDRRRILLEKMNKLIDTYGITLERSSRYKLQYFLIRNFIGWSRIDPLMKDPNLEDISCDGNRIPLFLYHRIYRNIKTNIAFEPDVLNSLAITLAQRSGKHISTGSPIIDATLPDGSRLQLTFGTEVTTRGTSFTIRKFREEPFSPVELMEIGTFSADSLVYFWMAIENNKSLLFIGGTASGKTTSLNAVSLFIPPVAKVVSIEDTREITLYHDNWIASVTREALSEGGNVISMFDLLRAAMRQRPEFILVGEVRGSEAQTLFQAMNTGHTTFSTMHAGSVDAAIHRLESEPLNVPRNMVQALNIICVQGLIFRGTERVRRFQEIVEVAGIDPSTGNLRVNNVFVYDPVRDKFSFTGRSQIYSDIAEKRGWTREQLEAEILARKNLLEEMRKQGIKDYISVATIFHAYYIDAKDVLAQISDLRKVIR
- a CDS encoding ATPase, with amino-acid sequence MKTEVLKDIKNAEEEYQSVISKAQDEKKHKHSQAELESDNLVAKAQSNSEQYKKLKLEEARNQAALKHAEIIKSGNQRAAALKEKGEKNLSKAVQLLVLRFKEQLHVSA